The nucleotide sequence CATTTGAGTAATTGTCGCCTGATCTTCGCAACCCAAGTAATCAAACTTGTGGGGCTTCTACATTTTCCTTCTCTTTCATGTTAACttttgaatatataaaaagaaaaataagacaTGCCTATCAATATTCGTGAACAGCCCCGTAAAAATGAAATGTTATTTCTGCTGACTATATATACGTCAGTATAGTTTGtgaataaatgtttcataaatatttaatacagaTAGGAGATGGAAaggctatttttaaaatttcatacaattaTAAACCTGTAATTTATTCAGGGCTCTGACTTGGTATACGCACTCTAATGAGGACAAAAAACTTCTACAGATCGAAAGTACTTATATGGGCGTATTATGTAAATGAAAGTAAAGGCGTCTTGGGTCTGGGGTGCTGGCTACTGGATGCAGCCGATTATGCCCATTATTTAAACTGGTAATGGCTTCTCATCCTTTGCCTTGTTTTGCCATTTAGCTTCcagtttttagtttatttgttcGTAAAATACAAAAGTCTCGTTTTCGAACTCCCTTTGTTCGTGGAATTCCAAAAAAGTGATGAATTGTTTCGCATActagttttaaatttgagaTGGACATTCATTAAGCTAAATGTGTCTGTTAATGGTATGGCGGATTTCATAAAAGTAgaatataggtataaaattgattttcgacatttgaaaattcaaaacattGTTTGTTAACTATAGCACTTTCATAAGTTTTAAGTGAAGTAATTTAAACTTTGGGGAGCTCATTGCAtcttaatttctatttaaataagaGTATTGTtagaaaaacttttaaaaggaTTGAAAATCTTGCTTAAGAAGAATTGGTTACCCCAAGCCTTGGAATGTCATGATTGTAAGACGTATTGCATGTTGCTTTTATCCactaaaagtaattaaacattttagtcAGGCCCCCAAAATCTGACATCCTAGGGGATCTTTagtgttaaataatttgtcaTACTTGAAATTAACTTGCCTTGTTGTTCAGTTTGTCAGAATGTCTGGGCCAAAACtcacaagtatttttttaaatctgataACCTCAACTAATGTTGCAGTTTTCCATAAACATTTAGTTGGGATAACAATAGTAACTTATATAATTGAATTAGTTAATGATGTCATTAGAGAGGCTATTTTATAGACTTTATCAGACTCCAATGTTTTGGGATTTGGGAAAAGGCTTTGCTGGTGGGACTAGGAAAACCAAAATTATACGGCAGTATGTAATGTTAATTGCCGAATTAAcatagtaattaaatataaagggTCATTTTTAAGGTACATTAATAGCGTACATTGCATTGCTgaatgtcattttttttattacaaatataattggGTTTGGTCACTTCATAGTTAGAACTTCTATACGATTCATATAAGTGATTCACATGTTACGTATtaacacaatttaaaatatttaaaggttGATTCATCTGATATtcttttaacaattattattcttaGTTGGACATCAGAAACAACTGCAGATCATGCCAGCAAAAGTTCGTCGATCTTAACAAACAAGGTTAACAACAGGTTCAGTACAGATCGGTTCATTCTTATTTAGCCTACAGGAGGCGCGACACGGTCATAGTCCTATCTTCCCCCAAACAGACGATACTCACGAAATTGTTACTCCAGGCCAGCTTCCAAAAGGCGAGCTTTCAGATGCACTTCAGGTAGACCCGTTTCGTGAACatcacaagatttttttaccATAGTCACTAAGCGCGGGAAAAGTGCCGAAACTCCATGCGTGCGCCTGACGCGAAGCCTAGGGACAAACTGAGCGAATTTCTGGGTGTCCGTGATGCGTGACGGGTGCACGTGCACTGCACGATGCGCAGACACATCTTGACTTGACTAGACGACGACCAAGGCTTTGTTGTTAAGCGCGGCAAGCGGCCGGCGCCGAGGCGCCCGGACCAGAGTGCAGGCCGGGCCAAAGGTGCAACAAGCGTTGATCCTTCACCCACTATAAAACACCTATAGTACaggcaaaataataaattaggtGCAGACGCATATTCATTACCTACTTGCCATCTTTTCATATCAATAGCTTTTTGAATTCTGTAGAGAACTTTCCTTTACATATAGGTAGTAATTACCTaagtaaataagatttttttaaaccaaatatgTTTCagaataattacttatatctataattaaattacgGAAGATCCGAAATTGTTGAGAAGGACATTCACTTTGGATATTTTctcaatattttgtaatagctatgctcgcgacttcgtccgcgtgaaattattttgggcatcattgagccctcaagaatgaaaatttttttttcacattttccattatttcttcgctcctaatagttgcagcgtgatgttatatagcctaaagccttcctagataaatggtctattcaacgcaaagaatttttcaattcgaaccagtagttcctgagattagcacgttcaaacaaacaaactcttcagctttataatattagtaaagatttgTACCTAATGTAACTGTAAAAACGtaacgtttttatttcttgttccGATTTAGCAAAAATTTTCCGAAATTCTTCAAGTTTTTCTGAGAGCTGAAATTCCAGAGTTATTGGTATATTCAATACACTATACATAccttataaagttgggattcttcttaatgGCAACGGCatagcctgtcactatttaaatatcaattatattcattcatttttcaCTGCATCTTGCACACGCAGTATTTAGAAGGTTCTTGGAGTGATGATTTAGCTTAGCACGAGGCAGTACACTACAGTTATCTCGGTACTTACATTAAGTTATAAGATTTTTCCGCGGCTGTGGTTCCCTATGATGTAAGAGCATTGAATATATAATTGCTCCTTAGTGGGTGGTGTCTATTCCACTTCTATTCACTACTTTTATTGTTAACGAAAGTTGAGTTAATTCACAGTCGTATGCTGATTATTTTCCGGTTGAGATACTcttttaatatcatttaattGTGGTGTATGAGAACTAAGAGTTATTTAACGAAGTACAAGTCATTAATTTATGCTAACCATTAGAATGGAAAATGTGTGTCTCACACACAATAGCATGAGCGAACACCTCggaaatattacattttctcTTGTATACTTAGTACAAGCGATGTTCTACTATTACGTTTTGCGACGGtggttttaataattattcataaaactcTCAACAGGAACtgtgtttaaatatattttctttggtGGGATGgatgcataaatatatttttatttggtggGAAACTTAGCAAAGCACTTATACGGCTTTAGGAGTCGTTTTCGTCGAGTGTTTTCTTAAGAcaatctttattaattatgtgATCCGATTAAGTCTTCCTACAAGGCCTCTGCTAGCTTTTTCCTGCtatataaaagattttttgttatatttttactttagatTTTCCATTAATTAAGCCCTGCTTAGCGAAAGTTAGACACGTGTCTGTCAACTTTCCATTGCATTGTGAAGGTATGTTTATCTTTTCCAGATAAAAGAATGAATCTGTTTCATAATTTTCACATGGTACCATTATTGTTTGTAaccaaatatgaaaaattcaagTTTATATCTTAGTAAAGAATCATTTGAAACcattacctatataaatgCCTTACCTATTTGTATCTATAATGTGTGATCCTaagtcaaataatttattttaagtcatGAAGGTTTAGAATTAAACATTGTGATTCTTAAGAAGACATGATTTTACTGTCAAAACAAAATGACGTCAACGAACGactcgttgatgtcttttattcaggaatttataattgttttgcTTACTACCAAAAGAGTTTTACGTTGATATGAGGACATTGCAATACAGTCACATGATATTGGGAATGTCTCTTTCTAATTTGCCCAATTTAAAAGAAGTTCACGCAATGATTCATAGCTAGAAAGGTCGTTCAAGGTTCtgctatttttgtttaaagtcGATTTTTCAGGTTTAAGCAACCAAAACCGACATACTTACTTTAGTGGTAACTTCTGACTTATTCTGGCCATAACTAGCTTTAAGGTTGTGGTGTGGTGAGTCGTGGTGAGACAGAATGTCGCGGACGTGTGGTGAACATCGACAGTGACTCTCTCGGTTCCGCACCGGCGCGCGCGCTGACAAGCGTTTTCTTTGATGCGATACAGCGCGCCTGATTACTCGCGTATGCAACCTCATTTGTCCACGCATGGAACCAACTTATTAGATTCTattcacaaacatacaattattatatttttaaaacttgacGGCCCGCGTAACCataacagtttcgaaaagatcAAATGTAAGAATTTTACCTACTGCCTTAAAAGTTTTTTgagggaaaaataaaaaaagtttaagtaTCCCTTGTGTTATATGTTTCCACTACACACATACTACCTGTAAATCTGGTAAGTTTATTAGTTCCTGCAGATAGTATGTGTGAAATAGGTTTCcaagaatttttgaaaaattaagataaaaagaTGAGTACACCTAAAACAATCAATTTAttagacaaataaatatttttattacggtAACTAGCTTATTCatatgaaaaatacatttaagatAATAACCTACATTTCTACTGCCttacaaaagttttaataactttatcaaTAACAAGATCGATCATTAACttcaaaatttcaacattgagaagtttacaaaaattttaagtatcaGTTAGCCACTTTCTAGTAACGCGAGttacttattaatttgtcTATTGCAGTTAAGGCAGAGCCAAGTTTGGGGTTGCGGGCtataatatgtacctaatttaaatacatacatatagtcccGTTTCCATCCCTtacgtaaattaaataataagtatagcagatatttaagaaatacctatttataatattactgcTCTTCCTCAGTGTAGGTAATTATGTCTCGAGGTTCTCGTTAAAATAAACTCCTACGTTTCGAAcaaggtaaaaatattattggctAAAGATTTAAAAGGGTCAATAGTGGTGTGGTCTGTGGTTTCTTCATTTCTGGAATGTTCTATGTGCAAATGGAGCTTAATTTCATGGGCGTGCGTTTCCGGGGGATAATGGTGCATATCATTCTAAGTCGCAATCTCAGTTTGCGGGATCAGTCGGGCGAGATAACTAATGAGCTAACGGCATCTAAATTTGACTTGGAACAAAGcatctatttttttgaaacaaatatttacattatctAACTACGACGTAGACAtatatacaaatctttttcaGCCTTGCTTTCCGATCGTTACGATTAGTATCGATACAATTGGGAACATATTCCGTGTTCTAAATCAATAATAACCGCATCCATTAATAAGAATCCCAGTCTTATCCAAACCTTGTGATACTTCCTATAAGGCCCTCTGGCTTAAGGCTCTCCAGagttttatatagataacGTCACTTCCTTGGAGACTAATCAATCAAAAAACGTATACCACCATTAGTTTTCGGCCAATATGCGAAATGACTTGTCCCAGCTAGATGCTACTGCCACTTGATGCCAAGcacagaccaatcagaaataTGTTATATCTTGGTGTGGTGCTGTGGCCGGTCTTCGTCATCACTGTGCTCCTCCTGGAGGAGAAGGCTGTCTGGAGGCCCTCGAGGCGGCGCTCGAGCGTTACCAGTTTTGCGAGAACCTCCTCGGGTAAACATTCGCGAAAGTTGAGCAAACTTCTTACGAGACActgaaaagttaaaaatacaagtacgtatttatattaaaaagacatattaaatatttataaataaatatatacgggacatattacacagattgagttagcctcgaagtaagttcgagactagAGTTACGAGAGACTTactcaacaatattttattttataataaatacttaaatagataaacatccaagacccaggccaatcagaaaaagttcttttctcatcatgccctggccgggattctaaaccgggacctccggtgtcacaagcaaacgtactaccgctgcgccacagaggccaatattaggtataatttttattattattaagctgGCGTTTGTCTCGGTTGCATCTTCTGTGGGTGTCATGATCCGAAAGTGGAATCGTCAgttcaaaataacaaaatacgaAATATATTCCAAAGTTGACAGAAAAATGTCGGAAACTGAATTACGACGTAGCCAAGACGTTTCTAAGGGTGGGGGTGCAACCACATGCAATAATAGTTTTGAATTGTATTCTCTTACTTGTCTGTCACTGACGCTACTCGTGAAAATAACACTGATCAGTACTCAATCTAGGCCAGACTAGTCTAGTCAGTGTCGCAAAAAGTTATCTTAAATCAATAGGCAATCCATGACTAAGACGTAGGTATTTACCGGTCAATGGTCGGTATCGTTGTATCAGGAAATAAAATCGATACAATGTGcgtattttgttacaaagcCGAAGAGTCGCATAAGTTGGTACCTACTCAACGGCAGCAAATACATGAAATCACACGAATTACTtacactttatatatttaatacacaACACTTACTTTTTCCCATAGTTTTCAACCGTTCCTTGAACGCCGCTTCGTCATCATGGCATTTAGTTTTTTGCCCCTGTTCGCTGTCCAAAGCTGCCATGAACTCCTGGTTCCACCGGAGTTCCGCCATAAATTCCTCATTCTGAAGGAAAGTGGCTATTCGGTCATCGTCCATGTCCAGGCTGAGGTCAATCCTGGCGTCTGTATTTGGGGGAATGCGCAGGAACATTGGCGGCAAAGGCCCAAGCATACGCGGTACCCACTTTTTCCGAATCGCGAGTGGAATAGAATCGTCATCTACATCTCtgtaataacaatataaatatttttctttactttgCCTTATCAATTGAAGACAGTCCATGGTAATAATTGTGCAGTTTTATAGTAACTAAAGGAGACCAGAACCATATAGTTGCTATGAAACAGATAGCACTGGGAAACTGGCCCGTGAGTAAACAGTTTAACAAAACCATGATGAATATCACACGCAGTTGACAGCTAGGGAGAACTTATTTACGAGTAAGTGTTAAACAAATGTTGTTCCTTCAATAATTAGAGCATTCTTAGAAGTGTTTTGATTATACTGAACGCAGAACTTGCTTGGATAGTTTTCATGCAAGTTATGTATGTGCGAGAAGCATAACGTAGCAAAGGCAGGAATGCGCGCAAAAAATACTAGATACCTAGGTAGGGTAcggcaaaattaaaaagtaggttTGTGGGGATACGAACTTGTCGTATACTAAATACTGaactcaaaaaataatatatttatacgtgTTTATGTAAGGACCTAAGGTACggtacataatttattaagccTAGCCTTAGGCTAGAGAGTTGTTCGTTCAACCCGAGAACCAAGTGTATAGTTTCAACacattgttttctttatttagatGCAATATTATTTCGTGTAGACAGTAACATAAAACCGTATCAGGGTGTGGTGGGAcgaatatatatgtaagtataacgATTCCATAAGCTTATAAAAGGAGGTACCTAGTTAACTAATAGGaaactaaacaaatatttaatgcgTAAGTAGGTGTGTTTTGGGAGTGTCGaaagcaaaaaagaaataatttctgTAAGCATTATCAAGGTCTAGTCTTTACGACGTTGTTGTGACGATGTAGAATAAAATCACTTTAATTTGtgaaatgattattttccTGGCGTTATTTTAACTTGTTgcttcattttcattcatgctataccttcataatattatgcaTAAAGAGGCATTTACAGTCTGACACTAAAGAGTAGCTAGGTAGGGTAAACCAGAGAGTGATTGCCCACAGGCAGTAATTGCccgtttttagaaaaaaaatctgaatcaAAGGTTGTGTTCTCACTTGTTTcgaatataatttactaggTTACTCTATGGTCAATTTAtagtagattttaaaattgataagtgTTAACACTGAAgaaaaaacaacattaatGGTATATTTTGTCAAGACGGGTGAACGTGTTACTCAAACAGGTAAGCTTTTTAGCAATTTTCTTAAGGAATTACTTGCTTAGaggttcattttttttaaattttatttgatatttcattattgGTGTATGGTTATGACGAAATCATaagtgttatgttatgtttttaatgaaaatattttaaatcagaTTAGATTCAACGGTTTTTTAACGGTGGGCAATCGCTGTACGTATTTCggcatatttttagttattgccCACCATAATTTTAGTGATTGCCATGGTTAATATGTATAGTTATTGCCCAGGGCAATCATTATCGGcaattttttgattaagtCAGTAATGTTGCCGTGACATTTATTAGCTTAATGGCTTGCATACGCGCAataatattgtcaatatttttttcactatgtaatattgtcaatatttttttcactatgtaatattgtcaatatttttgccAAACACACGCAATAATATTGACAATGTAGCAAATATTGTTAACATTATTTCGTGGGTGCGGGTAACCAATCGCTATGCACAACATCTTATTGgctgttattgttttatttacagtatGCCAAAGACACCAAAAGTGCaatataacaaagaaaatttacagAAAGCTATCGAGGCTCATCAAGATGCTTCTAACAATTTGTCTACAAGGCAAATTGCTGAAAAATACTGTGTTCCGAGGTCCAGTCTCCGCtactatattaaaaatctGGGAGATAAAACCAGTCAATTGCCGTCAGTcaaaagccgtgtggttcccggcaccaatacaaaaatgaataggaccactccatctctttcccatggatgtcgtaaacggcgactaaaggacaggcttacaaacttgagattctttttttaggcgatacgctagcaacttgtcactattcgaatctcaattttatcttaaagccaaatagctgaacgtggcctatcagtccgctaggactgttggctctgtctaccccgcaagggatatagacgtgattatatgtatgtatgtatgtatgcataaaacCAGTTTAGGACTGTAGGGATCACATTTAAATAGttgtaaatactataaataaataaaattatatgttagtAACAAACGGACAaccgtatgtataaaaaatcataCGCGGATCTCCTTCGCCCCGCCATAAATTCGGTGaacaagtaaatttaaaaatgtctgtTTGACAAGAGTcaagtttattgtattttttggtCCATTTGatttgagatggttcggtcatgtggagaggatgaatgaaaacaggttgactaagcagatatacatggagggtgtggagggaaaggtcggagtggaaagacctagacgaacgtatcttgatcaaattaaggacgtcctgataaagggtcaggtcaaaagtacccgaaaccgccgagcttgcatgaagagagttatgaatgtggatgaagcgaaggaaatatgcagagatcgtggcaagtggaaagaggtagtctctgcctacccctccgggaaagaggcgtgattttatgtatgtttgtatgtttggcCCGTTTGTTCCTATAcacttaaaaagtaatttaaatctttcattttatct is from Amyelois transitella isolate CPQ chromosome 13, ilAmyTran1.1, whole genome shotgun sequence and encodes:
- the LOC106131397 gene encoding CUE domain-containing protein 1 codes for the protein MASTMQLEFTQAMTDFKTMFPDMDDDVIEAVLRANQGAVDATIDQLLAMSTDNQNERLRLEMERVESSTPSRSKYRKSKTESGEDSDTAALVDVDDDSIPLAIRKKWVPRMLGPLPPMFLRIPPNTDARIDLSLDMDDDRIATFLQNEEFMAELRWNQEFMAALDSEQGQKTKCHDDEAAFKERLKTMGKMSRKKFAQLSRMFTRGGSRKTGNARAPPRGPPDSLLLQEEHSDDEDRPQHHTKI